Proteins co-encoded in one Candida albicans SC5314 chromosome 3, complete sequence genomic window:
- a CDS encoding uncharacterized protein (Ortholog of C. dubliniensis CD36 : Cd36_83980, C. parapsilosis CDC317 : CPAR2_102620, Candida tenuis NRRL Y-1498 : CANTEDRAFT_134550 and Debaryomyces hansenii CBS767 : DEHA2D12100g), with protein MPSQAYNYNINKYSVYKSDTNSWYHYPQRTNLSVTFVYNGDQADQIDVIVHWKGSNLDNFNLFNTNKCKTTVLCRKPCIGVKQVNNNGIVFKRFQISLINEVTSNFDTCCTMLRGFNFQIKIKDNMNETKAQSQQNNGNIQSNDSQIVQPIQSISDTQMYPLIQPASQIPIQLPSQNMASCFSSFSTQPSQPPSQIIEPQIYQLFSQPGHVMHQGKIPETTNKVVSTNLTIDATTQTLPRKLQSVFLDDINELKKISNSSLRSVIKTSLQRKDFLDLIDRLDKIITDI; from the exons ATGCCCTCCCAGGcttataattataatatcaataaatattcaGTTTATAAATCAGACACAAACTCATGGTATCACTATCCACAAAGGACTAATTTATCAGTAACATTTGTCTATAATGGTGATCAGGCTGATCAAATTGATGTTATTGTTCATTGGAAAGGCTCAAATTTG GATAATTTTAATCTTTTCAATACCAATAAATGTAAAACAACGGTATTGTGTAGAAAACCTTGCATTGGGGTTAAGCAAGTGAATAATAATGGAATAGTTTTCAAACGATTCCAAATCAGCTTGATCAATGAGGTGACAAGCAATTTTGACACATGCTGTACTATGTTGAGAGgatttaattttcaaataaagaTCAAGGATAACATGAATGAAACCAAAGCTCAATCTCAACAAAATAATGGTAACATACAATCAAATGACTCACAAATCGTTCAACCAATCCAATCCATTTCTGATACACAAATGTACCCATTGATACAACCTGCATCCcaaattccaattcaattacCATCACAAAATATGGCATCATGTTTTTCCTCTTTCTCAACACAACCACTGCAACCACCATCACAGATTATTGAGCcacaaatttatcaattattttctCAACCAGGTCATGTTATGCACCAAGGCAAAATTCCTGAAACTACTAATAAAGTTGTATCTACCAATTTGACAATTGATGCAACGACGCAAACCTTACCAAGAAAATTACAATCTGTTTTTCTAGATgatataaatgaattgaaaaaaattagtaattcttctttaagATCAGTTATCAAAACCCTGTTACAACGGAAAGATTTTTTAGATTTGATAGATCGATTAGATAAAATAATTACtgatatttga
- the HEM13 gene encoding coproporphyrinogen oxidase (Coproporphyrinogen III oxidase; antigenic; on yeast cell surface, not hyphae; iron-regulated expression; Hap43, macrophage-repressed; farnesol-induced; possibly essential; flow model biofilm induced; rat catheter, Spider biofilm repressed) has protein sequence MVTTEQIHDTSFPIRERMEALIRLKQQQITDAIAELDTVKFHTDTWLRGDNGGGGQSMVLQNGTTFEKGGVNISIVHGKLPPQAVERMRADHSNLKGSSKDGSVNFFACGLSLVIHPINPHAPTTHANYRYFETSDPETNEIQTWWFGGGADLTPSYLYEEDAKWFHQQHKDALDKFDPELYPKYKKWCDEYFFIKHRGETRGIGGIFFDDFDSKPADEILKIVESCFDAFIPAYAPIVAKRKDTPYTPEQKNWQQIRRGRYVEFNLVLDRGTQFGLQTPGSRVESILMSLPATASWVYDHHPEPGSEEDKLLQVLKKPIEWV, from the coding sequence ATGGTCACCACTGAACAAATTCATGACACGTCTTTCCCAATTAGAGAAAGAATGGAAGCACTTATCCGtttgaaacaacaacaaatcacCGATGCTATTGCCGAATTAGACACAGTTAAATTTCACACCGATACTTGGTTAAGAGGTGacaatggtggtggtggtcaATCAATGGTTTTACAGAATGGTACTACATTTGAAAAGGGTGGAGTGAATATCTCAATTGTGCACGGAAAATTACCACCACAGGCTGTTGAAAGAATGAGAGCTGATCACTCTAATTTGAAAGGATCATCCAAGGATGGTAGTGTCAACTTTTTCGCTTGTGGATTATCATTGGTTATTCATCCAATTAACCCTCATGCCCCAACTACTCATGCCAACTATagatattttgaaaccaGTGATCCTGAAACTAATGAAATCCAAACATGGTGGTTTGGTGGTGGGGCCGATTTAACTCCATCTTATTTGTATGAAGAAGATGCCAAATGGTTCCATCAACAACATAAAGATGCCTTGGATAAATTTGATCCGGAATTGTACCctaaatacaaaaaatggTGTGATGaatatttctttatcaaACATCGTGGTGAAACTAGAGGTATTGGTGGGATCTTTTTCGATGATTTCGATAGTAAACCTGCTGatgaaatattgaaaattgttgaatcatGTTTTGATGCATTTATCCCAGCCTATGCCCCAATCGTTgctaaaagaaaagacaCTCCTTATACTCCAGAACAGAAAAATTGGCAACAAATTAGAAGAGGAAGATACgttgaatttaatttgGTCTTAGATCGTGGTACTCAATTTGGATTGCAAACTCCAGGGTCTCGAGTTGAAAGTATTTTAATGTCATTACCAGCAACCGCAAGTTGGGTGTACGACCATCATCCTGAACCAGGATCAGAGGAAGACAAATTATTgcaagttttgaaaaaaccTATTGAATGGGTTTGA